A window of the Chlorocebus sabaeus isolate Y175 chromosome 8, mChlSab1.0.hap1, whole genome shotgun sequence genome harbors these coding sequences:
- the LOC103215370 gene encoding SH3 domain and tetratricopeptide repeat-containing protein 1-like isoform X4, with protein MSSSRCWQAPWRQAVPMQGQALCGLLRQPALPGLPRDHPALGTESPACWEFLDITLGSRQARLRWDFGPHHEPGPEHQFLCPCYLLDQLRAVQWLCYFYSAVMPSEAQYVIYHDLQLSLARKVADKVLEGQLLETISQLYLSLGTERDSRAYKSSLDYTKRSLGIFIDLQRKEEAHAWLQAGRIYYLLRQSELVDLYIQVAQNVDVHTGDPNLGLELLEAVGDIFFNGPWEQEEGDRLNERMAYHRLGHDKLAEHFYLKTL; from the exons ATGTCCagcagcagatgttggcaagcgccctggagacaggcggttcccatgcagggccaggccctctgtggcctactgaggcagccagctcttcctggtttgcccagggacCATCCCGCCTTGGGCACTGAAAGTCCTGCATGCTGGGAATTCCTAGACATAACCCTGGGATCAAGGCAGGCTCGGCTGCGCTGGGACTTCGGGCCCCACCATGAGCCAGGCCCTGAACACCAGTTCTTGTGCCCGTGTTATCTGCTTG ACCAGCTGCGGGCCGTCCAGTGGCTGTGCTACTTCTACAGCGCCGTCATGCCCAGCGAGGCCCAGTATGTCATCTACCACgatctccagctctccctggcccGCAAGGTGGCCGACAAGGTGCtggaggggcagctcctggagaccATCAGTCAGCTGTACCTGTCCCTGGGCACGGAGCG tgattccagggcctacaaatcctctctggactacaccaaacgaagtctggggattttcattgacctccagaggaaagaggaggcacatgcctggctgCAAGCAGGGAGGATCTATTACCTCCTGCGGCAGAGCGAGCTGGTGGACCTGTACATCCAG gtgGCACAGAATGTGGACGTGCACACAGGCGACCccaacctggggctggagctgttgGAGGCAGTTGGAGACATCTTCTTCAATGggccctgggagcaggaggaag GGGACCGGCTGAATGAGCGCATGGCCTACCACCGGCTGGGCCATGACAAGCTGGCGGAGCACTTCTACCTCAAGACCCTGTAG